TGGGCTTAACTCGTTCAATCAAAGGCATCATTGGTGTTGACCTTGCTAAAGAACTATCTCTAACAGCACGTATTTTTGACGGTAACTATGCCAAAGAAATCGGCTTAGTCACCCATTTAGATGAATCACCATTGGTGAAAGCTCAAGCCATTGCAGAAGAGATGTTACAACGCTCACCTGATGCCTTGGCTGCGGTTAAACAAGTGCTTGATGCAATGGAGCATCAACCTAAAAAATCATTACGTTTAGAAAAAATTTGGCAACTCAAATTACTACTCGGTAAAAACAGCCAAATCGCACGTAAAAAGGATAAACATCCTGAGGTGGAATTTTTACCGCGTCAGTATAAATAATCTCTCAATTTTGAAGTGAATAAATTAAATCAAGGATGGAAAACGGTTCAATGCATTTAAATCAAGACACGCCCATTGCATTTTTAGGGATGGGACTCATGGGCAGTCGTATGAGTACTCGACTGCTTCAAGCCGGTTATTCCGTTGCGGTATGGAATCGTACCGCTTCAGCCTGTGACCCGTTGCTTCAACACGGTGCAATCTTGCTTGATTTCAATCAAATCGCTAACTATCCCCTGATTTTAATCTGCCTATCGGATGATGCTGCTGTCGATTCGGTCTTTAGCCAAATTGAAAATCAGCTACAAGCCAATCAAGTGATTGTGGATTTTTCCAGTCTGTCTGTGGATAAAACCCTACAACTTGCGGAAAAGTCACAGAACCGAAATGTGCACTGGATCGATTCCCCTGTGTCTGGCGGTACTGCAGGTGCTGAACAAGGTAATTTGGTGATTTTCGCAGGCGGTGATGCACAATTGATTGAAGAGTTAAATCCAATTTATGCAGTGCTATCACAACGCGTTACCCGTATGGGGGATATAGGCACAGGACAAGCCACCAAGATTTGTAATCAACTGATTGTCGCTGCCAATAGCACCTTGATTGCAGAAGCTGTAGCTTTGGCAGAGCGTTCAGGCGTGGATACAACTTTATTGGCACCCGCACTGGCTGGTGGCTTTGCTGACTCTAAACCTTTTCAAATTTTGACCCCACGCATGGCAACACAACAGTTCGAACCTGTGCAATGGAAAGTCAAAACCCTGTCTAAAGATTTAAATAATGCCTTAAGTTTAGCGGCGAAATTTGATCTTGATATTCCTGTGGCAAAGAAAGCGTTTACGCAACTCACAGCGCATCAAGATCAGGGACATGCTGAAGCCGATTTATCCAGTATTATCCAACAGCTTAATCATTAATTTTTAGATTGTTAAAAGCTGTGATGTTTATCCTTTGATTCAATCAAATCACACCATCACATAATCCCTGCAAGGAGTGCATCCATGATCAAACTGGCGGTCAATTTATCGATGATCTTTAGCGAAGTTCCGCTCATCGAACGCTTTGCTTTAGCCCGTCAACACGGTTTCGATCACGTTGAAATACAATTCCCTTATGAACTCAGCATTCAACAGATTCGTGAGCAGCTAAATCAACACCAACTCAGCCTGTGTCTGATCAACGTTCCCGCGGGCGATTTGATGCAAGGAGGCAACGGTATTGCAGGTATTCCGGGACGTGAAGTTGAATTTAGCCAAGCTGTCGATTTAGCCCTCGAATATGCAGTGGCATTGAATGTACCGAGCGTGAATATTTTGGCAGGCAAGCAACCGCTTGATTCAGACTTGCTTCCTTGCTTGAACGCCTTAGCGAACAATTTAAAAT
The sequence above is drawn from the Acinetobacter lanii genome and encodes:
- a CDS encoding NAD(P)-dependent oxidoreductase, whose translation is MHLNQDTPIAFLGMGLMGSRMSTRLLQAGYSVAVWNRTASACDPLLQHGAILLDFNQIANYPLILICLSDDAAVDSVFSQIENQLQANQVIVDFSSLSVDKTLQLAEKSQNRNVHWIDSPVSGGTAGAEQGNLVIFAGGDAQLIEELNPIYAVLSQRVTRMGDIGTGQATKICNQLIVAANSTLIAEAVALAERSGVDTTLLAPALAGGFADSKPFQILTPRMATQQFEPVQWKVKTLSKDLNNALSLAAKFDLDIPVAKKAFTQLTAHQDQGHAEADLSSIIQQLNH